In one window of Halomarina pelagica DNA:
- a CDS encoding transcription initiation factor IIB, whose amino-acid sequence MSDSNTRTRERQTEEEQSDEREGLDCPECGGNLISDTEHGETVCADCGLVVEEDSIDRGPEWRAFDSREKDKKSRVGAPTTNMMHDKGLSTNIDWRDKDAYGNSLGSRQRAKMQRLRKWNERFRTRDSKERNLKQALGEIDRMASALGLPENVRQMASVIYRRALDENLLPGRSIEGVATSAVYAAARQAGVPRSLDEIADVSRVEKSEIARTYRYVVRELGLEVKPADPESYVPRFASALGLSDEAENRARRLLRNAKEQGVHSGKSPVGLAAAAVYAAALLTNEKTTQAAVSEVADISEVTIRNRYHELLEAEQDIPV is encoded by the coding sequence GGAACGACAGACCGAAGAAGAGCAGTCCGACGAGCGGGAAGGACTCGACTGTCCCGAGTGTGGCGGGAACCTGATCAGCGACACGGAGCACGGCGAGACGGTGTGCGCCGACTGCGGTCTCGTCGTCGAGGAGGACAGCATCGACCGCGGCCCCGAGTGGCGCGCCTTCGATTCCCGGGAGAAGGACAAGAAGTCGCGCGTCGGCGCGCCGACGACCAACATGATGCACGACAAGGGCCTGTCGACCAACATCGACTGGCGCGATAAGGACGCCTACGGCAACTCGCTCGGATCGCGCCAGCGCGCGAAGATGCAGCGCCTCCGGAAGTGGAACGAGCGCTTCCGCACGCGCGACTCCAAAGAGCGCAACCTCAAGCAGGCGCTCGGCGAGATCGATCGGATGGCCAGCGCCCTCGGCCTCCCCGAGAACGTCCGTCAGATGGCGAGCGTGATCTACCGCCGCGCGCTCGACGAGAACCTCCTGCCCGGTCGATCCATCGAGGGCGTCGCCACCAGCGCCGTCTACGCCGCCGCGCGCCAGGCGGGCGTCCCGCGGAGCCTCGACGAGATCGCGGACGTCTCGCGCGTCGAGAAGAGCGAGATCGCCCGCACCTACCGCTACGTGGTGCGGGAACTCGGCCTCGAGGTGAAGCCCGCCGACCCCGAGAGCTACGTCCCCCGTTTCGCCAGCGCCCTCGGCCTCTCCGACGAGGCGGAGAACCGTGCGCGCCGCCTCCTCCGCAACGCGAAGGAGCAGGGCGTCCACTCCGGGAAGTCCCCGGTGGGACTCGCCGCGGCCGCCGTCTACGCCGCCGCCCTGCTGACCAACGAGAAGACGACCCAGGCCGCGGTGAGCGAGGTCGCGGACATCTCCGAGGTCACCATCCGCAACCGGTACCACGAACTGCTCGAAGCCGAGCAGGACATCCCGGTGTAG